In Mytilus trossulus isolate FHL-02 chromosome 14, PNRI_Mtr1.1.1.hap1, whole genome shotgun sequence, a genomic segment contains:
- the LOC134696720 gene encoding uncharacterized protein LOC134696720, whose amino-acid sequence MFFYLVIHADNDSATTSKLKVDFEDLEKRDDQNHMKKGLSKSLHQMSIKYKELKQDDTREYILRCFMYAITGGTTEDDIKVSLDRIVPHIFGNHDSCREVTWCKYEEDPLNFKYRSLPGGNPLTNESLKEELLVLVSKYTSRSNAIAELGSTQANESFNQMASSKAPKSRHYGGSCSLKNRLSAAVLQKNEGYSYLPKVNEASNLSPGDFTTSLTSKMDAKRKKRKQTSSKKEFKKRRISLKKKKNLNERKSSVKEGPTYETQLEMNIDDTVNPPHIPQQIIISGSESRVFFDLETTGLGRNSGITQIAAKSGDNVFQRYVIPMVDIQIEASRVTGITYSQSTNIMYVHGEKVEPVSLHKAMLDFLEFLSILEKPILIGHNICNFDIPILVRKLKELNLYITYCKLVKGFVDTLKLARRVINKDEVVNFKQQTLVEKFLNISYSAHNAIEDVKSLQSLFDVKLSSFFNNVDVYSLMYHTCVESYTEFIKKKIITKPASVLLARHGVSFEHVKTVHSRDKKGVKFLFEEYQISQKIVNAINTFLDEE is encoded by the exons ATGTTCTTTTATTTAGTGATACATGCTGACAATGATTCAGCTACCActtcaaaattgaaagttgattTTGAAGATCTTGAAAAAAGAGATGACCAGAATCATATGAAAAAGGGCTTATCAAAAAGTTTGCATCAAATGTCTATAAA GTACAAGGAACTTAAACAGGATGATACCAGAGAATATATACTAAGATGTTTCATGTATGCAATTACGGGAGGAACAACTGAAGATGATATAAAAGTGTCTCTAGACAGAATTGTACCACATATATTTGGCAATCATGACAGTTGCAGAGAGGTCACTTGGTGTAAATATGAGGAGGATCCACTAAATTTTAA GTACAGGAGTCTTCCAGGTGGTAatccacttacaaatgaatccCTGAAAGAAGAACTATTGGTATTGGTATCAAAATATACATCTCGGTCTAATGCTATAGCAGAATTAGGATCAACACAGGCAAATGAAAGCTTCAATCAGATGGCATCTTCTAAAGCACCTAAGTCAAG ACATTATGGAGGATCATGTTCCCTTAAAAACAGACTATCTGCTGCAGTTCTTCAAAAAAATGAAGGCTATAGCTACTTGCCTAAG GTTAATGAGGCTTCAAATCTGTCTCCTGGTGACTTTACCACGTCTTTGACTTCAAAAATGGatgcaaaaagaaaaaaaagaaaacagacaTCAAGTAAAAAAGAATTTAAGAAAAGGAGGATTtccttaaagaaaaaaaaaaatttaaacgaaCGAAAAAGCAGTGTTAAAGAGGGACCAACCTATGAAACACAGCTTGAAATGAACATTGATGACACTGTAAATCCTCCTCATATTCCTCAGCAAATCATAATTTCTGGATCAGAAAGCAGAGTTTTCTTCGACCTTGAAACTACTGGTTTAGGAAGGAACAGTGGCATTACACAGATAGCTGCTAAAAGTGGTGATAATGTATTTCAGAGGTATGTAATTCCAATGGTTGACATACAAATTGAAGCTAGCAGGGTCACTGGAATTACATACAGCCAGAGTACAAACATCATGTATGTTCACGGAGAAAAGGTGGAACCAGTTTCTTTACATAAAGCAATGTTAGATTTTTTAgagtttttatctattttagaAAAACCTATTTTAATTGGTcacaatatttgtaattttgatatacCTATTTTAGTCAGAAAACTTAAAGAATTAAATTTATACATAACATATTGCAAATTAGTAAAGGGTTTTGTTGATACTTTAAAGTTAGCTCGTAGAGTTATTAACAAGGATGAGGTTGTGAACTTTAAACAACAAACACTGGTAGAAAAATTTCTTAATATATCATACTCTGCTCATAATGCTATTGAAGATGTGAAGTCTCTTCAAAGTCTTTTTGATGTAAAACtgtcatctttttttaataatgttgatGTGTATTCGCTCATGTATCACACTTGTGTGGAGTCTTATACAGAatttatcaagaaaaaaataataacaaaaccaGCAAGTGTATTACTGGCAAGACATGGTGTTTCTTTTGAACACGTTAAGACTGTACATAGCAGGGATAAAAAGGGTgtgaaatttttgtttgaagaaTACCAAATTTCACAAAAGATTGTGAACGCCATCAATACTTTTTTGGACGAAGAATAA